In Paenibacillus protaetiae, the genomic stretch ACCGCCCGCCCGTCTGCGGAGGCTAATCCGGAGATTCGCGTTAGCGTGTATGACCACGGCACTCAAGCGCTGATCATTATTCAGGATAACGGACCGGGCATCGAAGAGGAAGCTTTGCCGCATATATTTGACCGCTTTTATCGGGCGGAGAAATCCCGCAATTCCGATCTGGGCGGCAGCGGCCTGGGGCTTGCGATTGTCAAACAAATCGTAGAAGGGCTTGGCGGTTCGGTATGGGCGGAGAATGGCGTGGATGGAGGCGCCCGCTTTTGCATATCGCTGCCTGCGGCATCTGGGAAAGACGGTGACTCGCATTGAAGCGCATTTTAATAATCGAAGATGAGAGAGCGATTGCAGAGCTGGAGCGCGATTATTTGGAAAGCTACGGCTTTGAGGTTCATATTGAAACGAGGGGAGACACGGGACTGCAAGAAGCGCAGGAGCAGCCTTATGATTTAATTATTCTCGACATTATGCTTCCGAACCTGGACGGATTTGACATTTGCCGACAACTCCGGCAGACGTTAAACATTCCGATCCTGGTAGTGACAGCCAAGCGTGAGGATATAGACAAAATCAGAGGGCTTGGGCTGGGCGCTGACGATTATATTACGAAGCCGTTCAGCCCAAGCGAGCTTGTAGCCCGCGTCAAAGCGCATCTGTCCCGGTATGAACGGCTGACGGGGCAGCATTCGGTTTCGAACGACATGATTCAAATCCGCGGGCTTATGATTGACAAGCCTGCCAGACGGGTGATGATTCACGACAAAGAAACCCAGCTTACGTCAAAAGAATATGAACTGCTGTTACTGCTTGCCTCGCACCCAAACCGCGTTTTTGAGAAAGAAGAGCTGTTCGAGCGCATTTGGGGGCTTGAATCGCATGGCGATGCGGCAACCGTAACAGTCCATATCCGGAGGCTCCGCGAAAAAATCGAACACGATCCGTCTAACCCGCAGTATATCGAGACCATTTGGGGCATCGGGTACCGGTTTAAAGTTTGATGGAAGAAGATGGAGAAGGAGAGGAATTGGTTGAAAAGTATTATCAAGTTTTCAATTAACAATAAGTTTGCTTTATGGATTATGACTTTAATCGTATTGGTTGCGGGTCTGTATTCCGGCACCAGAATGAAAATGGAGACATTGCCGGACATTACGATCCCGATTGTCAGTGTTTCGACCGTCTACACAGGAGCATCGCCGGAGCAAGTGGCGGATGAGCTGACGAAACCGATCGAGCAGCGCACGCGTAATTTGACGGGGGTCAAATCCGTCAGCTCGACGTCGTATGAGAATGCATCTTCTGTAATTATTGAATACGATTTTGGCGTTGACATGGAGAAAGCGCAGGATGAAGTCAAAGCGGCTTTAAGCGATATGACGCTGCCGGAAGGCGTAAAAACGCCGGATGTGTCCCGCATCAGCCTGAACGCTTTCCCTGTTATTTCGCTGAGTGTTTCAAGCAGCAATGACAGCTTGAGCGAACTGACGCAAAAGGTCGAGCAGGATCTTGTGCCTCAGCTTCAAGGCCTCGACGGCGTATCCGGCGTTCAAGTGTCCGGCCAGAATGTCGTTGAAGGCGAGCTTGCATTTAAAGCGGACAAGCTGGCGCAATACGGCTTGACTGAAGATACGGTTAAACAAATTATTCAAGGCTCGGCGATGAAAGCGCCGCTGGGCATCTTTGAATTTAACGACTCGGAAAAGTCAATTCTAGTCGACGGCAACATTATGTCGGAAGATGATTTGAAAAACTTGAAAATTCCTTATACGCCTGCCGGCGGATTGCAAGGCGGAGCTCTTTCGACCGTTTCGTTAAGCGAGCTGGCTGATATTTCGATCGTAGGGAAAGCGGAGTCCGTATCCCGCACCAATGGCAAGGAATCGATCGGCATTTCCGTTGTGAAAGCCGCTGATGCCAACACCGTTGACGTTGTAAACAAAGTGAAAGATGAAGTTAAGCAGCTGCAGAAGGACCATGCTGGCCTTGAAATTGTAACGACGCTCGACCAAGGCCAGCCGATTGAGGATTCCGTTCATACGATGATCAGCAAAGCGTTGTTTGGCGGATTGATTGCGGTATTGATCATTCTTATCTTCCTTCGCAACATCCGTTCGACGATTATTGCAGTCGTATCGATTCCGTTATCCATTCTGATTGCGCTTCTGCTGCTGAATCAGATGGACATTACGCTGAACGTTATGACGCTTGGCGCGATGACGGTAGCGATCGGGCGTGTTATCGACGACTCGATTGTTGTCGTCGAGAATATATACCGGCGCATGGGCCTCGCCGGCGAACAGTTGAAAGGCAAAGCTTTGATTGTCGATGCAACACGCGAAATGTTTATTCCGATCATGTCTTCGACAATCGTAACGATTGCGGTCTTTTTGCCGATGGGGCTTGTATCCGGCATGATTGGCGAAATTTTCAAACCGTTTGCTTATACGATGGTGTTCGCACTGCTTGCCTCGCTGCTTGTTGCGATCACGGTCGTCCCGATGATGGCGCATCTCTTGTTCCGCAATGGCATTAAAGGCGGCAAGCCGCATGTAGAGAAACCGGGCCGGGTCGCCGAATGGTATAAAGGCGTCTTGCGCTGGGCGCTGAATCACAAAGCCGTCACGTTTGGACTGGCTGTGCTTCTGCTGATCGGCAGCTTGTTCCTGGTTCCGGTGATCGGGGTAAGCTTCCTGCCGTCGGATGAGCAGAAATCAATGATCGTCACCTATAATCCGGCGCCGGGCGAAACGCTTGAGCAAGTGCAGGATATGGCGCTTAAAGCGGAAGACGAGCTGCTGAAACGGAAAGGCATCGATATCGTTCAATATTCGGTAGGCGGCGGCAATCCGATGAATCCTGCAGCTACGAAGCAAGCCTTGTTTAATTTAAATTATGATAAAGATACAAAAAACTTCGAGCAGGAAAAAGATGACGTCATTACGTTATTGCAAAGCCTGGGCGGAAAAGGGGAATTCAAGCAACAGGACTTTGGCGGCGGCGGTTTAGGCGGCTCGAAGATTACGATGGAAGTATACGGCCCGGATATGGAAGCCATCCAGCCGGTCGTTACCGATTTGACAGCCAAGCTGAATGCCAACAAAGATCTGAAAAGCGTAGATACCAGCTTGTCGAAAGCATACGATCAATACCGCATTGTAGCGAACCAGCAGAAGCTGAGCGAATATGGGCTTACAGCAGGCCAAGTCGCCATGGCATTAAGCCCGGTGCAGTCCAGCCCTGTGCTGACTTCCATCGAGAAGGACGGCCAGAAAGTGGATATCCGCGTCAAAGTGGAGCCTAAATCATACAATTCGAAGGCAGATTTGGAAAATGTCACATTGACATCGCCGCTTGGCAAGCAAGTAGCGCTTAAAGATGTGGTTACGATCGAGGAAGGAACTACGCCGGATACGATTACCCGCTTAAACGACCGCACCTACGCGGAAGTGTCCGCTGAAGTCGTATCGGCGAAGGTAGGGGATGTTTCAAGCGATCTGCAGAAGCAAATCGACGGGATGAAGCTGCCGGACGGCGTCAGCATCGAGCTTGGCGGTGTTACGCAAGATATTAACGATTCGTTTACGCAGCTTGGTTTGGCTATGCTTGCAGCAATCGCCATTGTATACCTGGTGCTTGTTATTACATTTGGCGGCGCGCTTACACCGCTTGTCATCTTGTTCTCGCTGCCGTTTACGGTCATTGGCGCTTTGCTGGGCTTGCTTATTGCCGGCGAAACGCTTAGCGTAACGGCAATGATAGGCGCGCTTATGCTGATCGGTATCGTAGTTACCAACGCTATCGTGCTGATCGACCGCGTCATTCATAAACAGCGTGAAGGCTTGTCCGTACGCGAAGCGCTGCTTGAAGCAGCCGGCACACGCCTCAGACCGATCCTGATGACGGCTATCGCTACCGTCGGCGCGATGCTTCCGCTTGCGCTTGGTTTTGAATCAGGAGGCCTGATCTCCAAAGGGATGGCCATCACCGTTATCGGGGGTTTGATCAGCTCGACGCTGCTGACGCTTCTCATTGTACCAATCGTATATGAGGTGCTGAACCGCAAGAAAAAAGCCCGTACGGCCGAACAATAAGAAACGTCTTTATTCAAGCGGGACTGTTTTATATAATGGAACAGTCCCTTGTAAAAAAAAGGTTATTCCAATATGAGGAGGAATGAAACATGCTTATTACAACAACTCCAACCGTTGAAGGCCGTCCGATCCGTGAATATTCCGGTGTCGTGACAGGCGAAGCCATTATGGGCGCCAACGTCGTTCGCGACTTCTTCGCTTCGATTACCGACATCGTCGGCGGGCGCTCCGGCTCCTATGAAAGCAAGCTGAAAGAAGCGCGGGACATTGCCATTGAAGAGATGAAAAACCAGGCTGCGCGACTGGGCGCTAATGCCATTGTCGCCATCGACATCGACTATGAAGTGGTGCGGGACGGCATGCTTATGGTTGCGGTCAGCGGAACTGCCGTTGTGTTGTCATAAGCTTGCTTTCTCCGTCTGGACAGCTTCTCTCCCAAAAGCTACAATTTGATAGAACCGTTATTGAAATAAAGGAGCTGACCAGCATGTACCCGGAAATAACAACAGAAGAATTGCAAGAACGGCTTGAAAACGGCGAAAAGCTCAATTTGGTTGACGTTCGCGAGCAGGATGAATGGGAGGCCGGCCATATTGGCGAAGCCCGCCTTATTCCGCTCTCTGAAATTCAAGAGCGCGCAGACGAATTCAGCCGTGACGGCGAACAAGTGTATATTATTTGCCGCAGCGGCGGCAGAAGCGGCAAAGCATGCGAGTTTTTGCAAGCTGGCGGCCTGTCCGTTGTTAATGTAAAAGGCGGCATGCTTGCATGGCAGGGAGACGTCGTGCAAGGCGCTTAAGCGATACCAAGTTTACGATTCAAAAGACGCTGGACCGGACATACCGGTCCCGGCGTCTTTTTTTTCGTTGAAGCGGCATTCATGAAACCGAGCAAAAAAAGCATATAGATTACAGCGGGGACATGTACGGCTATCCTTGGCGCTACGAATGGAAAGCAGGTGAGGGCTTGAACCAGGCGGAAACATCATCCGATTTTATTGTGCAGGGCATGAGCTGTACGGCATGTGCGGCCAGAATTGAAAAAGCGGTCGGCAAAATGGGCGGCGTCCGTTCCGTTGCCGTCAGCTTCCCGTCCCGCACAGCATGGGTGCAATATGATCCTGCCGCAGTTCATCCGGGTCAAATTGCAAAACGGATTGAGCAGCTGGGTT encodes the following:
- a CDS encoding response regulator transcription factor, whose translation is MKRILIIEDERAIAELERDYLESYGFEVHIETRGDTGLQEAQEQPYDLIILDIMLPNLDGFDICRQLRQTLNIPILVVTAKREDIDKIRGLGLGADDYITKPFSPSELVARVKAHLSRYERLTGQHSVSNDMIQIRGLMIDKPARRVMIHDKETQLTSKEYELLLLLASHPNRVFEKEELFERIWGLESHGDAATVTVHIRRLREKIEHDPSNPQYIETIWGIGYRFKV
- a CDS encoding efflux RND transporter permease subunit, whose amino-acid sequence is MKSIIKFSINNKFALWIMTLIVLVAGLYSGTRMKMETLPDITIPIVSVSTVYTGASPEQVADELTKPIEQRTRNLTGVKSVSSTSYENASSVIIEYDFGVDMEKAQDEVKAALSDMTLPEGVKTPDVSRISLNAFPVISLSVSSSNDSLSELTQKVEQDLVPQLQGLDGVSGVQVSGQNVVEGELAFKADKLAQYGLTEDTVKQIIQGSAMKAPLGIFEFNDSEKSILVDGNIMSEDDLKNLKIPYTPAGGLQGGALSTVSLSELADISIVGKAESVSRTNGKESIGISVVKAADANTVDVVNKVKDEVKQLQKDHAGLEIVTTLDQGQPIEDSVHTMISKALFGGLIAVLIILIFLRNIRSTIIAVVSIPLSILIALLLLNQMDITLNVMTLGAMTVAIGRVIDDSIVVVENIYRRMGLAGEQLKGKALIVDATREMFIPIMSSTIVTIAVFLPMGLVSGMIGEIFKPFAYTMVFALLASLLVAITVVPMMAHLLFRNGIKGGKPHVEKPGRVAEWYKGVLRWALNHKAVTFGLAVLLLIGSLFLVPVIGVSFLPSDEQKSMIVTYNPAPGETLEQVQDMALKAEDELLKRKGIDIVQYSVGGGNPMNPAATKQALFNLNYDKDTKNFEQEKDDVITLLQSLGGKGEFKQQDFGGGGLGGSKITMEVYGPDMEAIQPVVTDLTAKLNANKDLKSVDTSLSKAYDQYRIVANQQKLSEYGLTAGQVAMALSPVQSSPVLTSIEKDGQKVDIRVKVEPKSYNSKADLENVTLTSPLGKQVALKDVVTIEEGTTPDTITRLNDRTYAEVSAEVVSAKVGDVSSDLQKQIDGMKLPDGVSIELGGVTQDINDSFTQLGLAMLAAIAIVYLVLVITFGGALTPLVILFSLPFTVIGALLGLLIAGETLSVTAMIGALMLIGIVVTNAIVLIDRVIHKQREGLSVREALLEAAGTRLRPILMTAIATVGAMLPLALGFESGGLISKGMAITVIGGLISSTLLTLLIVPIVYEVLNRKKKARTAEQ
- a CDS encoding YbjQ family protein, which encodes MLITTTPTVEGRPIREYSGVVTGEAIMGANVVRDFFASITDIVGGRSGSYESKLKEARDIAIEEMKNQAARLGANAIVAIDIDYEVVRDGMLMVAVSGTAVVLS
- a CDS encoding rhodanese-like domain-containing protein, with translation MYPEITTEELQERLENGEKLNLVDVREQDEWEAGHIGEARLIPLSEIQERADEFSRDGEQVYIICRSGGRSGKACEFLQAGGLSVVNVKGGMLAWQGDVVQGA